Proteins encoded by one window of Dietzia sp. B32:
- a CDS encoding ABC transporter permease: MVFHLPTGRGPVVDLAGQVGSLVGFSVFTLLRCVSTVARGRLALAETRDQALFIARVSSVPALLLMLPVGVLVAVSVGELAGRLGAAGYAGAVVAFVVVGQASALVCALMLAGVGGSAICADLGSRTIREEVEAMEVMGLDVVERLVVPRVIATVLVSVVMCALVTAMGVVACLLYQVYGQGESAGAFLSTLSAYGRPSDLWMAMVKSIAFAIVSALIATFKGLHADGGSSGVADAVNETVVLAFVTVFVVNTVLSAVYGLAVPSVGKY; the protein is encoded by the coding sequence ATGGTCTTCCACCTCCCCACCGGCCGCGGCCCGGTCGTCGATCTCGCCGGCCAGGTCGGCTCGCTCGTCGGGTTCTCGGTCTTCACCCTGCTGCGGTGCGTGAGCACCGTGGCCCGCGGCCGGTTGGCGCTCGCCGAGACCCGTGACCAGGCGCTGTTCATCGCGCGTGTGAGCTCGGTGCCCGCACTGCTGCTCATGCTCCCGGTCGGCGTGCTCGTCGCGGTCTCGGTGGGGGAGCTCGCCGGCCGGCTGGGCGCGGCCGGGTACGCGGGTGCGGTGGTGGCCTTCGTGGTGGTGGGACAGGCCTCGGCCCTGGTGTGTGCGCTCATGCTCGCCGGGGTCGGGGGCTCGGCCATCTGCGCGGATCTCGGCTCGCGGACGATCCGCGAGGAGGTCGAGGCGATGGAGGTCATGGGCCTCGACGTGGTGGAACGTCTGGTCGTGCCCCGCGTGATCGCCACCGTGCTCGTCTCGGTGGTGATGTGCGCGCTGGTCACCGCCATGGGCGTGGTGGCCTGCCTGCTCTACCAGGTCTACGGGCAGGGGGAGTCCGCCGGCGCGTTCCTGTCGACCCTGAGCGCGTACGGCCGTCCGTCCGACCTGTGGATGGCCATGGTCAAGTCGATCGCCTTCGCGATCGTCTCCGCGCTCATCGCGACGTTCAAGGGTCTGCACGCCGACGGCGGCTCCTCCGGTGTCGCGGACGCGGTGAACGAGACCGTCGTCCTGGCGTTCGTCACCGTCTTCGTGGTCAACACGGTCC
- the fadD5 gene encoding fatty-acid--CoA ligase FadD5 codes for MTTATDPIAELHAARRNNWNTWVATHAEMQPDAEALRYLGQATTWSQLHERSNRFADALARRGVGKGDRVMLITLNNPEFVEAVLGINELGAIAVPVNFRLTPGELAYLVGDSAPKVVITDAMLAPLVGAIRAQGEEPGHHIVIGGESGTPEQTTYADAIAEEGQPHEPVDVPEDSTALIMYTSGTTGRPKGAMLSYENLTAQSLTCIRVFRLFDEEGRALCAAPMFHIAALGSIAPSLQLGGVTVVHPLQAFDPTAVLDTLEAERITSIFLVPVQWQAVCAEQQARPRSLVLRNISWGAAPSTDTILRAMAETFPDALNCAVFGQTEMSPITCALDGDDAIRKLGSVGKVIPTLQARVVDAFGEPVGPGEVGEIVYRGPTTMSGYWNKPEETAEAFEGGWFHSGDLVRMDDEGFVYVVDRKKDMIISGGENIYCAEVENIIAGHPRIREVAVIGRKDDKWGEVPVAVVAQNVEDGGTDLTLEELTEWLRDKLAGFKLPKHLVHVDELPRNASGKVVKGTLRSEHGTMGV; via the coding sequence ATGACCACCGCCACGGATCCCATCGCCGAGCTCCACGCGGCACGCCGCAACAACTGGAACACGTGGGTCGCCACCCACGCCGAGATGCAACCCGACGCGGAGGCGCTGCGCTACCTCGGACAGGCCACCACGTGGAGCCAACTGCACGAGCGCAGCAACCGCTTCGCCGACGCATTGGCCCGCCGTGGGGTGGGCAAGGGCGACCGGGTCATGCTCATCACGCTCAACAACCCTGAGTTCGTCGAGGCCGTGCTGGGCATCAACGAGCTGGGCGCGATCGCGGTACCGGTGAACTTCCGGCTCACCCCGGGTGAGCTCGCCTACCTGGTCGGCGACTCCGCGCCGAAGGTCGTCATCACCGACGCCATGCTCGCCCCGCTCGTCGGTGCGATCCGCGCGCAGGGCGAGGAGCCGGGCCATCACATCGTGATCGGGGGTGAGTCGGGGACGCCCGAGCAGACCACGTACGCCGACGCGATCGCGGAGGAGGGCCAGCCGCACGAGCCGGTCGACGTCCCCGAGGACTCCACCGCGCTCATCATGTACACCTCGGGCACCACCGGTCGTCCCAAGGGCGCGATGCTCTCGTATGAGAACCTCACCGCGCAGTCGCTGACCTGCATCCGCGTCTTCCGTCTGTTCGACGAGGAGGGCCGCGCGTTGTGCGCCGCCCCGATGTTCCACATCGCGGCGCTGGGATCGATCGCGCCGAGTCTCCAGCTCGGTGGCGTCACGGTGGTCCACCCGCTGCAGGCCTTCGACCCCACGGCGGTCCTGGACACGCTCGAGGCCGAACGGATCACCAGCATCTTCCTCGTGCCCGTGCAGTGGCAGGCCGTCTGCGCCGAGCAGCAGGCCCGCCCACGCAGCCTGGTGCTGCGCAACATCTCCTGGGGCGCGGCCCCGTCCACCGACACGATCCTGCGCGCCATGGCCGAGACCTTCCCGGACGCCCTGAACTGCGCCGTGTTCGGCCAGACCGAGATGAGCCCGATCACCTGCGCCCTCGACGGCGACGACGCGATCCGCAAGCTCGGGTCCGTCGGCAAGGTCATCCCCACCCTCCAGGCCCGCGTCGTCGACGCATTCGGGGAGCCCGTCGGCCCGGGTGAGGTCGGCGAGATCGTCTACCGCGGCCCCACCACCATGTCCGGCTACTGGAACAAGCCCGAGGAGACCGCGGAGGCGTTCGAGGGCGGCTGGTTCCACTCCGGCGACCTGGTCCGGATGGACGACGAGGGCTTCGTCTACGTCGTGGACCGCAAGAAGGACATGATCATCTCCGGCGGCGAGAACATCTACTGCGCCGAGGTGGAGAACATCATCGCCGGACACCCGCGGATCCGCGAGGTCGCGGTGATCGGCCGCAAGGACGACAAGTGGGGCGAGGTCCCCGTCGCGGTGGTCGCCCAGAACGTGGAGGACGGCGGCACCGATCTCACCCTCGAGGAGCTGACCGAGTGGCTGCGGGACAAGCTCGCCGGCTTCAAGCTCCCCAAGCACCTGGTCCACGTCGACGAGCTCCCGCGCAACGCCAGCGGCAAGGTCGTCAAGGGCACGCTGCGCTCCGAGCACGGCACCATGGGCGTCTGA
- a CDS encoding enoyl-CoA hydratase: MTATGRDAIKVDHDDLGVVTISINRPDRMNALDHPTVSALTEIISERGTDPGTRVIVLAGEGGAFTTGADLQAIKESGDDAPSPDDTMAGAAALVRAVLTAPVPVIAAVTGPAAGVGVSLALASDLVLMSEDAYLLFAFTNIGLMPDGGASVLLPAAVGRSIASRMLLRGDAVSASEAGDVGLAMEVHPTADLKPAATKLARRLARGPRRALELTKRAVTGATLAELDAALAREHEGQCELLVSPDFAEGVSSILEKRRPNFS; encoded by the coding sequence ATGACCGCGACCGGACGTGACGCCATCAAGGTCGACCATGACGACCTGGGAGTGGTGACGATCAGTATCAACCGGCCCGACCGGATGAACGCCCTCGACCACCCCACCGTGAGCGCGCTGACCGAGATCATCTCCGAACGCGGCACCGACCCGGGCACCCGGGTCATCGTGCTCGCCGGAGAGGGCGGGGCGTTCACCACCGGCGCCGACCTGCAGGCCATCAAGGAGTCCGGGGACGACGCGCCCAGCCCCGACGACACCATGGCGGGGGCCGCCGCGTTGGTCCGCGCGGTCCTCACCGCTCCGGTCCCGGTGATCGCCGCGGTCACGGGTCCGGCCGCCGGGGTGGGTGTCTCACTCGCGCTGGCCTCCGACCTCGTCCTCATGTCGGAGGACGCCTACCTGTTGTTCGCGTTCACCAACATCGGCCTCATGCCAGACGGCGGGGCCAGCGTGCTGCTGCCGGCGGCCGTCGGTCGGTCGATCGCCTCGCGCATGCTGCTGCGCGGCGACGCCGTCTCCGCGTCGGAGGCCGGCGACGTCGGACTGGCCATGGAGGTCCACCCGACCGCGGATCTGAAGCCCGCGGCCACCAAGCTCGCCCGCCGGCTGGCCCGGGGCCCACGCCGCGCCCTGGAACTGACCAAGCGGGCCGTCACCGGGGCCACGTTGGCCGAGCTGGACGCGGCCCTGGCCCGGGAGCACGAGGGCCAGTGCGAGCTGCTGGTCTCGCCCGACTTCGCCGAGGGAGTGTCCTCGATCCTCGAGAAACGTCGTCCGAACTTCTCCTGA
- a CDS encoding nitronate monooxygenase family protein translates to MRTRFTEEFGVRHPIVQGGMMWVGRAELAAAVSEAGALGIITGLTQPTPEDLVREIARCREMTDQPFGVNLTILPAITPPPYAEYRQAIVESGVKIVETAGSNPKDHLPVFHAAGVKVIHKCTSVRHAIKAEQLGVDAVSIDGFECAGHPGEDDVPGLVLIPAAAAKLSIPILASGGIADARGMVAALALGADGANMGTRFMCTAESPVAEQVKQQIVANTELDTKLIFRTLHNTARVAANAVSAEVVSREAEGAEFSDIQHLVAGARGRKVFEDGDLDAGIWSAGQCQGLIDDVPTVAELVDRMMSEAEEIITGRLAGMVEARETVR, encoded by the coding sequence ATCCGCACCCGATTCACCGAGGAGTTCGGCGTCCGACACCCGATCGTCCAGGGCGGCATGATGTGGGTCGGCCGGGCCGAACTCGCCGCCGCCGTGTCCGAGGCCGGCGCCCTGGGCATCATCACCGGGCTCACCCAACCCACGCCCGAGGACCTGGTCCGCGAGATCGCGCGCTGCCGGGAGATGACCGACCAGCCGTTCGGCGTCAACCTCACCATCCTTCCCGCGATCACCCCGCCGCCGTACGCCGAGTACAGGCAGGCGATCGTCGAGTCGGGCGTGAAGATCGTCGAGACGGCGGGGTCCAACCCCAAGGACCACCTGCCGGTGTTCCACGCCGCGGGCGTCAAGGTGATCCACAAGTGCACCTCGGTGCGTCACGCGATCAAGGCCGAGCAGCTCGGAGTGGACGCCGTGTCGATCGACGGCTTCGAGTGTGCCGGCCACCCGGGGGAGGACGACGTCCCGGGCCTGGTGCTCATCCCCGCCGCCGCGGCGAAGCTGTCCATCCCGATCCTCGCGTCCGGCGGGATCGCCGACGCCCGCGGCATGGTGGCGGCGCTCGCGCTGGGCGCCGACGGCGCCAACATGGGCACCCGCTTCATGTGCACCGCCGAGTCGCCGGTCGCCGAGCAGGTCAAGCAGCAGATCGTGGCCAACACCGAGCTCGACACGAAGCTGATCTTCCGGACGCTGCACAACACCGCGCGGGTGGCCGCCAACGCCGTCTCCGCCGAGGTGGTGTCGCGGGAGGCCGAGGGTGCCGAGTTCTCCGACATCCAACACCTGGTCGCCGGTGCCCGCGGACGCAAGGTCTTCGAGGACGGTGATCTCGACGCCGGTATCTGGAGCGCCGGACAATGCCAGGGACTGATCGACGACGTGCCCACCGTGGCCGAGCTCGTCGACCGGATGATGTCCGAGGCTGAGGAGATCATCACCGGCAGATTGGCCGGGATGGTCGAGGCGAGGGAGACGGTCCGATGA